The Tigriopus californicus strain San Diego chromosome 10, Tcal_SD_v2.1, whole genome shotgun sequence region GCTAATCCAATCTGTCCCTGAAGTGTCCATATCAGTCTTGTCCAAGGGGTTCTTCGACGTTGCTAAAGGTCTGCTGACGGCAAAAGGGCAAGAATTCTCTATTTCCAAAGTAGGTTTGGGCATCCGCATCAAGATTGATATACTCCGGAGCACAGTTGGTCTTCACCGAGTCAGCCGTGCAAACCCCGCTCTTACCAATGGGTTGCCATTCGGTTTTGCCATTGTCGCTCAAGATCCATTCAAGCATCCTCCGAACACTGATAAAATACACATCGCTATGGGTTTGTAGGGTATCCTTGATCCATTGAAGCAGCCTCAAGCGATGGGATCGACTTCTTTCCAGGGTCTCGATCCTGATATGTAATACAACCGGAGCGCGGTTCGTCTTCAACGAGCGTTGCAATTGCGTTTCTAACAATTGAACGAACAAGGTCGAGTTACGAGTAGGATGACCAGGGCAGTTTTCCAAGGACAGGCATGCGCCTGGAATGGGCGAAGAAAATTCGTTCGAGGGAACCTCCCATAAGTAATAGGATCGCGATGGACACGTATAAGGGGCATGCTCTTCGCAGGCATGAGGAATCTCTGCATGAAGCGTGTATGGCCAAACAGGGGGTTCGTAAGCCTTCATATCGGGAGAATAACGCAGGGGCGCCCTCAGAGTGGCATCGTAGACGTACCGATGGGCACTTACTGAGGGGTAATGCTCCTCGGATACAAGAATGTCCGAGGGCAACTTCACTCCAATGATGGGTTGATGGAGGGCAGAGTATCGCTCAACCACTCtggagaaattgaattcattgTCTATAACAGCGTAACCTTCGTCGTTTTGAGTGAAATGACCGGGTAGGAAGGCGATTTCGTTACCTCTGCTATCCAACTCCTGAAATTGGAACGAAGTGACTTAGACGTCACACTTAGGGCTATCATTGTGGATGTTCGACTTACGTttaaaagaacaaaattgCTGTCCTTGAGAGGAGTAAAGACAGTGCCCGAGATCATGCACTGATCCGGATTCAAGCCGGCGTCAAATATTTCCCGGAACAACCTGACGTTGTTGGGAGTGACTGCCCCCTCCAAGGCTAAGACCACCACTTGAGGTAGAATGGGAAAGTCGTGTTCGTTTTTGACCCCACGGAATGGTGGCCAGATGCCTTTGGTAGTGCAAAAGCAATGAGGAATAGAGCATTCCTTCAGGTCATTGCAAGGCACGTATTCCAAAGCTTCGCGTTTTGGACGAGCTATCCCATCAGAGCAAGTCTCTCCCGAATATTTGTCTGAAGGCTTAGCggtcattttgaacaaatcttgAATGGACTTCTGAGTTTCGTCCACAATATTTTCGGTTCCAGGTTCCACATAAACAGGGTCTTGGTTGGCCTGTACGGCCAAGAAGACCAAGGTAGCACACATTAGGAACTTCATCTTACTAATCCCACCACTAATCCCACGATATCTCAGACAATCACGAAATTGGCAAATCCAGAACAGAAGCCAATACTACAATGAGCAGCGAGAACGAACACCGAGCAATGGAGTTCTCGTGAGCAAGAGCAAATGCCTTGTTAAAGTCTATTAGCGAATATTGACAATGGATGATGAATAAGTGAAAAAACTAGAACTCCTCAATGAAAAAATCTTCTGTCTCTCCGTCGACGCAATCTTGATTTTCTCCAGAATCCTCCGGTTGTGTTTCTTTTGCAGGGAAAGGCGTTCGAAATTGTCCTGTGAATTGGGCTAGTTCGCGGCAATTCGCGGGAAGACTATGCGGCTGGCATTGAATAACGTAAGGGGCAAGTACTGTAAAAAGTTCTGTGCTTCCAATGCCACTTGTTCCCAGGGCAGCCTTGAGAGCTTCCATTCTAAATGAGGGTAAGAATCATAAAgcatttgattttaaagatCCCTGAGGTCGTTACTAGTGACGCACCTCTCTTCCGCTTTTGTTTTAGCACCAAAATATTCAGGTTTCCGAAATGTCCGCATTTGATTCTTGGTGCTGGCAGGAGGAACATTATAGTACATCAACCCTCTCACCGATATCAATGCTCCGTATTCTTCCAACGAAATTTTACCAGTACTCTATATGATCAATGACTATGATATTCCGATTCATTAATATAAATAATTGTTTATCTTACGTTCCATTGACGGAATAATCCATCGGCTTGACTTAGAATATCAGCAGCTTCCGCCACGTTCGTTATGTTCGAAAAGAATGAGAGATAATTCTCGTGAAGGAAACAGGTGAAACTTTCAGGCACCATTGGAGAAAGTTCAACTATATCACCAGGATTCGATTTGAGCTCCTTCCGGGCCCactgtttttgaaaatctaacAACGGATGTTGTTCCGCATGATCTCCTCGTTTGGCATAAACGACCTTCCCAATGGCATGAAATAAGTCCAGATTGGAATCTCTGGAGCCGATGGCTCCtttggtggcatttggttCAGTGTTGGTGCGtttgcctgatttttttgtttttgttgagtGTTTGGGGAACACCAGGGAACGTCGCTTGGACATCGATCTATCTTCACCTATACCTACACAATAAAACCGGGAGATGACATTATGATGCAATGGAGCAATCTGATATGAGACGTCACCTTTCAAGCAAGAGATTTGGAATGCATTAATGGCCCCTCGAATGTCCCCATTCGAGGCTTCCACCAAAGATTGGAGGGACTCTACAGTGGGAAATTCAAAGTCAGATCTACCAGTCTTGGCTTCCGTTTCTCCTATGACCCTCAAGGCTTTGGAGATATTGCCCGCCGTTATTGGATTGAAAGTGATCACATCTAAACCCAACTCAGATCGGGAGTGCGGGGGCAGTAGGCGGTTCAACTCATGCTGAGAAGAAGAGGTCGTGCTCACAATCAATATCAACGGGTCTCCATGGGAGCTAGAGTGGTATTGCTTGAGGATCTGCCGGAATCGCGCCGTGTTAGCCCACACGGCTGATGGGAAATCTTCCAGGAGGACCAACCTCCCGTTGCCAGAGCTGGCATCATCCGTTAAAGAACGATATCGGTTAGCTCTCAATAAAAACTGTTCAAAGGAGTGCCATTGTCCCGTGAAGGCGATCTCGTCGTTTGGAATATAGGGTCCCGTTCGTTCGTGGTCCCGTTGAAAGGCCACCACATCATGGGGACAAGTATAATCCTGAACGGACCAGCCTAGTTCAGCGCTCAAAGCCTGGATCGTGGCCGTTTTTCCGCTACCTGAGGGTCCGGTAAGCAATAGCAACGGACTGAACTGATAGAGGGAAAGAGATAAATGCCTTGGAAAGTGACGTAGTACAACCCTCATGTAGCCAAACACCTCGCCTAACCTGAATTCGACTTGGGGATGGATTTTTACGGCTTCGGGTAATGAGCCATTGCCGAACTTCGTCGACCTTTTTTGGATGAACAGCCAAGTATTTGACCGATTTCGGCTCGTATTTGGCCAACCAGAGTTCGTGATGAGGGCGGGAATCGAAATCGCTCAATGATTTAGTTGGTGGTTCTCGGACAGCATGGGAATGAGATGAGGGTCGAGGACGCTTACTGGGTCCTGGGGTGCTCGAAGATTCCCGGGGCGGCTCGTCTTCGAAATCGATCTCCATCCACTTCTGAAATGAAGCCATGGAAGCTCAATGGTCGAGATTGCCGTCTTTCAAACATCAAAACTGGCTTCAGCCCTACCAGAGAGCCTCCCGTGGTACTGCGAACAAAAGTCATGGCATAAATTCAAAGTAACACGGGTGGACAATGACGACCCTCACGGCAAATCGTGAGATTACCAGCACTCAAGGCCCAGACTCTTTCACGAGGTTTGTTTTGAAGCGGACTTGTAACAGCTGATCTGTCGAACAGGGACGCTGTTTTGGCATCTGGCGTGTTTTTTCAGCCAACATGAACTAAGTTTCCAGTCGATCCAACGGCATGAAATTGCCAGGGGGAGCAGAAGGTCGAAACGAAGCGGCGACGCTGTCTTTTGACAAAGTCCAACTAAATACATGTCCATCTGTGTATGTTATATATCCATCCATGGTCTGTGAATTATTACCACACGGAGACACTTGCTGACCATTCGTATTTTGTATTGCTGGCGATTGCAAGGTAACATTCATAAATAACAAATGTTCAGAGAAAAATTAGGAGCGGTAAACGTTAtcctccaccgattagttggcggtgctacttttttaaacttaacctaacctaatcaaacctaaccttacctatACCTAAACGGTTtaacatttggccacaaatataaaaatgagcaccgccaaccaatcggtggagaataacgtttatcattAGGAGATCGTGTAATCGTCACTCTAGATGATCAATTTGATAACGATAATCGTGTACTCActtttcttgagtttgaaGTGCTTTCACCGGCTGAACTAGGAATGCAATGATAAGGCTGTTGTTGATTTAGCAGATGCATCCTCC contains the following coding sequences:
- the LOC131889472 gene encoding chitin deacetylase 1-like, which codes for MCATLVFLAVQANQDPVYVEPGTENIVDETQKSIQDLFKMTAKPSDKYSGETCSDGIARPKREALEYVPCNDLKECSIPHCFCTTKGIWPPFRGVKNEHDFPILPQVVVLALEGAVTPNNVRLFREIFDAGLNPDQCMISGTVFTPLKDSNFVLLNELDSRGNEIAFLPGHFTQNDEGYAVIDNEFNFSRVVERYSALHQPIIGVKLPSDILVSEEHYPSVSAHRYVYDATLRAPLRYSPDMKAYEPPVWPYTLHAEIPHACEEHAPYTCPSRSYYLWEVPSNEFSSPIPGACLSLENCPGHPTRNSTLFVQLLETQLQRSLKTNRAPVVLHIRIETLERSRSHRLRLLQWIKDTLQTHSDVYFISVRRMLEWILSDNGKTEWQPIGKSGVCTADSVKTNCAPEYINLDADAQTYFGNREFLPFCRQQTFSNVEEPLGQD
- the LOC131887829 gene encoding cell cycle checkpoint protein RAD17-like isoform X2; amino-acid sequence: MTFVRSTTGGSLWMEIDFEDEPPRESSSTPGPSKRPRPSSHSHAVREPPTKSLSDFDSRPHHELWLAKYEPKSVKYLAVHPKKVDEVRQWLITRSRKNPSPSRIQFSPLLLLTGPSGSGKTATIQALSAELGWSVQDYTCPHDVVAFQRDHERTGPYIPNDEIAFTGQWHSFEQFLLRANRYRSLTDDASSGNGRLVLLEDFPSAVWANTARFRQILKQYHSSSHGDPLILIVSTTSSSQHELNRLLPPHSRSELGLDVITFNPITAGNISKALRVIGETEAKTGRSDFEFPTVESLQSLVEASNGDIRGAINAFQISCLKGIGEDRSMSKRRSLVFPKHSTKTKKSGKRTNTEPNATKGAIGSRDSNLDLFHAIGKVVYAKRGDHAEQHPLLDFQKQWARKELKSNPGDIVELSPMVPESFTCFLHENYLSFFSNITNVAEAADILSQADGLFRQWNSTGKISLEEYGALISVRGLMYYNVPPASTKNQMRTFRKPEYFGAKTKAEERMEALKAALGTSGIGSTELFTVLAPYVIQCQPHSLPANCRELAQFTGQFRTPFPAKETQPEDSGENQDCVDGETEDFFIEEF
- the LOC131887829 gene encoding cell cycle checkpoint protein RAD17-like isoform X1; protein product: MTFVRSTTGGSLKWMEIDFEDEPPRESSSTPGPSKRPRPSSHSHAVREPPTKSLSDFDSRPHHELWLAKYEPKSVKYLAVHPKKVDEVRQWLITRSRKNPSPSRIQFSPLLLLTGPSGSGKTATIQALSAELGWSVQDYTCPHDVVAFQRDHERTGPYIPNDEIAFTGQWHSFEQFLLRANRYRSLTDDASSGNGRLVLLEDFPSAVWANTARFRQILKQYHSSSHGDPLILIVSTTSSSQHELNRLLPPHSRSELGLDVITFNPITAGNISKALRVIGETEAKTGRSDFEFPTVESLQSLVEASNGDIRGAINAFQISCLKGIGEDRSMSKRRSLVFPKHSTKTKKSGKRTNTEPNATKGAIGSRDSNLDLFHAIGKVVYAKRGDHAEQHPLLDFQKQWARKELKSNPGDIVELSPMVPESFTCFLHENYLSFFSNITNVAEAADILSQADGLFRQWNSTGKISLEEYGALISVRGLMYYNVPPASTKNQMRTFRKPEYFGAKTKAEERMEALKAALGTSGIGSTELFTVLAPYVIQCQPHSLPANCRELAQFTGQFRTPFPAKETQPEDSGENQDCVDGETEDFFIEEF